Proteins from a genomic interval of Plasmodium sp. gorilla clade G2 genome assembly, chromosome: 10:
- a CDS encoding pyruvate kinase 2, whose translation MNLIHIFLFIIVIICYVNCIKKNNKNIAYDKFYKQGSNTIVGSGNGSGDLLFLNNININKNIERKKNILAHSEIGTVRNIDDINLLNPNKKNQISFTKCKQIATVGPASENFEQLEKLYLNGIDVFRLNFSHGLKSIKKYIINSIRILENKYDTTIGILGDIQGPKIRIGEFEKNEINEKDNNTFVELKEGDLFSFDLMNTLGNQKRVQLNYPELIKNAKAGQIILLDDGNLKMKIVENNYDTNNIQNSYIKVQVLTGGKLYSKKGFCIPNMIMPIDVLSEKDIKDILFCINEEVDFLGYSFVQTEYDLIFLRNIINDYYQSDFYNNIKRKDRINFDQNNLQMKTFDDENDFYIKEVNDYYNNYYLKNVQKYKQIYDVYKNQDLYINDNIQNQYNKNIVTNIMDDKNIIDDQQDMHNDNIDNTMKNYSNLYNINKDHNKIAIISKIEKPSAIKNIENIIKLSDGIMIARGDLGIETNLSNLPILQKKLINLCRIKYNKPVIVATQMMESMRFLPSPTRAEVTDVATALYDGSDCVMLSAETATGQYPVLTVSTQNKIIKDVENDYYYYEYTQRKNDKLKMLDHKNNCCHQNNNIQQINKYNNEFIQNNKCDHTNQNDISYFDKLIFSIRDISNNINLKSIILFSNEFNKIQKLSNLRTKAPIIVITENKYLARKLQLTWGIYPHLSKKQNLFNHDLFSLINYGCDVSKKEGFVNSPDEYSLVTFSKNINSANLLYLCQPCLTN comes from the coding sequence atgaatttaattcatatattcttatttatcatagtaataatatgttatgttaattgtataaaaaagaataacaaaaatattgcTTATGATAAATTCTATAAGCAAGGAAGTAATACAATTGTAGGTTCTGGAAATGGATCAGgggatttattatttttgaacaatataaatataaataaaaacatagaaagaaaaaagaatattctAGCACATAGTGAAATAGGGACTGTAAGAAATATAGATGATATAAATCTACTTAATCCTAATAAGAAAAATCAAATATCTTTTACAAAATGTAAACAGATTGCTACTGTAGGTCCTGCATCGGAAAATTTTGAACAGCTAGAAAAATTATACCTAAATGGTATAGATGTTTTTAGATTAAATTTTTCACATGGTCTTAAAAgtattaagaaatatattataaattcaaTTCGtattttagaaaataaatatgatacaaCTATTGGAATATTGGGTGATATTCAAGGACCTAAAATTCGAATAGGagaatttgaaaaaaatgaaataaatgaaaaagataataatacttttgttgaattaaaagaaggtgatttattttcttttgatTTAATGAATACATTAGGTAATCAAAAAAGGGTACAATTAAATTATCCAGAATTAATAAAGAATGCAAAAGCTggacaaataatattattagatgatggaaatttaaaaatgaaaattgttgaaaataattatgatactAATAATATACAGAATTCTTATATAAAAGTACAAGTTTTAACTGGTGGTAAATTATATAGTAAAAAAGGTTTTTGTATTCCAAATATGATTATGCCTATAGATGTTTTAAgtgaaaaagatataaaagatattttattttgtatcaATGAAGAAGTAGACTTTTTAGGATATTCATTTGTTCAAACTGAATatgatttaatttttttaagaaatattattaatgattattatcaaagtgatttttataataatattaaaagaaaagataGAATCAATTTTGATCAGAATAATTTACAAATGAAAACAtttgatgatgaaaatgatttCTATATTAAAGAAGtaaatgattattataataattattatttaaaaaatgtacaaaaatataaacaaatttatgatgtatataaaaaccaagatctatatattaatgataacatacaaaatcaatataataaaaatattgttacCAATATTatggatgataaaaatattattgatgATCAACAAGATATgcataatgataatatagataatactatgaaaaattattctaatttatataatattaataaagatcACAATAAAATAGCTATCATTTCAAAAATAGAAAAACCTTCagcaattaaaaatattgaaaatattattaaattatcagATGGTATTATGATAGCAAGAGGTGATCTAGGAATCGAAACGAACTTATCCAATTTACctattttacaaaaaaaacttataaatttatgtagaattaaatataataaaccaGTAATTGTAGCAACACAAATGATGGAAAGTATGAGATTTCTTCCATCTCCTACAAGAGCAGAAGTTACAGATGTAGCTACAGCATTATATGACGGATCTGATTGTGTTATGTTATCTGCAGAAACAGCTACAGGACAATATCCAGTACTAACCGTGTCtacacaaaataaaattattaaagatGTTgaaaatgattattattattatgaatacaCACAAAggaaaaatgataaattaaaaatgttggatcataaaaataattgttgtcatcaaaataataatattcaacaaattaataaatataataatgaatttattcaaaataataaatgtgaTCATACAaatcaaaatgatatatcCTATTTTGATAAACTCATTTTTAGTATTAGAGatataagtaataatattaatttaaaatcaATCATTCTATTCTCaaatgaatttaataaaattcaaAAATTAAGTAATTTAAGAACAAAAGCACCAATCATAGTTATtacagaaaataaatatttagcTAGGAAATTACAATTAACATGGGGTATATATCCACACCTTtccaaaaaacaaaatttatttaaccatgatttattttcattaattaattatGGATGTGACGTATCCAAAAAAGAAGGATTTGTAAATTCACCTGATGAATATTCTCTTGTCAccttttcaaaaaatataaattcggCAAATTTACTATATTTATGTCAACCCTGTctaacaaattaa